gatgccgaaattttagggaatctatggtATTAAATAGCCAAATTTAACTGTTTTTTCAATCAGCAAATTTATATCTGTGTATTTGTAATGGGGGCCCCAAATCCCCCCCCCACCTTGTCAAGGAGCAGATAGTTtaatacttctgattaaaatactaaactttatgccaGGCCAAGATCAACTTATGAAACTCACGAAATATGACCTGAAACTAAAAGTCTAACTAACTATGAAATCGTCACCCAGCACCGTCGTGGGCACTAAGCCGCCGCGACTAAGcgcatttaaaaataattatcctgttgctgtttaagacattcagatccttttaaacagctttaaagACTTCGCAGCCATCTGCaagccaaaatggtaaaaatcaacagtgagatactactaagaggtgtattatttgcttcTCTCCCCAACTACCTACAActtgcctgtttgtgcccctccccttgccagatcctggatctgcccttgATTTGTATACACTTACACTCCTTGCTGTGCCCACATGTGATCTGACTGTGGTCACATGGGACCGAGGATTAATCTATTGTATTTGTTTTCATCAAATTAAgaaatgatggttctctctctacCACATGGCCACACGAATATGAAGACATATACATCAAAGTACCCACTGTCTTTCACTTGGATATAAGTCggttatatcacagcagttaTAGAATATCTTAATTATTAACACTTACCCTTGGACTCATATCAGTAACTAAGATATTCTAGCTACTCCTGTTGTGATAAAACTGCATGTAATGATATTGATTTTGTTGATTATTGCATTTTAGCAGAAGCCAGCTAACTAGCTAAAGGCAGTAAGCTACATGGTTCATGCATGAAAACTTTTTGGTTgtactaataataattttacataAGAAATTTTTATATAATTTTTTCATAGCTACAAAAATAAGTAAAGTGAATTATAGTGAATAGGTTGATCACCTCAATCAATCAAATTAGATTTTGATGGTAGTATATGATTACTGATTACTTTATTTTGATTAATTAGGTTGATCATCTGATGTGATTTGGAGAGGAAATATATAGAGGTGTAGCCAGAATCCGGACCCACACCCAGACATCAACAATTGCACACTATAACAAACATCaacatcaaatactttaatagaacagtcactctaatatagTAGACAAACAAATATGAGCAATAGTAGCCACTCCAATAAACTGTTAAAGCTAGCCTCACATTCTATTTCAGGGAGTATAATAGCTTTCCTAAGTGGTACGTAGTTAGCAGAAAGCCATAAAACTCAAGATTGACATACcccaatagagcattcactttaatacagcagtcaccctaatacagcacCCACCctaatacaataataatttcACTACTGAAAtgactctcagattcaatttcagagggtttagttttcaaaaatttcctgtggaagcattcccccagaccctCCAAGGCCCTGGcttcaccaaaagtctggctacgcctcCTGCTGTACATTCCTAGCTTTATCAACATCAGAATAAAGACAGTAAGATCCAAATTCTAATAGTACATAATTTATTTCATTCTAGTGAAATATAGTTTGAAGATATATAGTTGATGTTACTAGTTGTTGCaaatacaacaataatgttATTATGATAAAACAGCTCAAGTGTTTCAGCATTTATTTTAAAGCAACTAAACTGTCCTTGTGTCACTTACCATTTACTGAATGTATACATGcactaaaataataataataacctttTGTCCTTAGCGATATATGCCATGAGTTTGTTTTTAGTTATTTAGTTTGTATATTCTTGTATATGCTTGTATAGGTTTATGTGTTGTAAGCTGATGAGATGTCTAAAGTGCCATTCCGCTCTATCTTGTTGACAACTGTTGTTCCCTTTATTGTGTTGGTTGCATTGTGGGAATGGTCAGAGAAATCACCACACATCACACAACTAGTATCCTTCCAACAATACAAACTGCAAGATGTTGTTCATGCTAAAAGTGATGATGTAGCTAGTGAAGATGTACTTGGAGATCATAAAATATTAGATGTGTACATGTCCACTTCCAGAGATCACGACCGTGAGAATCATTCAGAagccaaaaaaaaaagtttggtTGACACTGAAAGTCATGACATTATGCTGGATATTACAAGTTCTGATTATTCTAAAGTCATTTTGAATCATGAGTTACCAAATTGTAGAAAGAGGACCATTCACAATGGAAAATCCAACTATTCTTTACCAGATATATTAGCAATGGTTCGTAAAGTGATTCCTCCACCTGATGAATTTGTTTCAAATCTGAAAAACCCCTGTTGGTATGCAGATTATGGTCCTGTAAAAGCTGAAGTTAATTGGATTAGAAATGTAGACTTTACTAAAGATTCTGTCCCTGGAACCAAATCATTACATTGTCTACCTTACATGTATCTCTTGGGATATCCCAAATGTGGATCTACCACATTTTACTCTTCAACTATAAGGCATCCAGAATCAATTGGTGCTGTCCAGGGATATGGCTGGCTGGGACGTCATTCTGCTGGACTTGTCAAAGGTTATGAGGAAGCTATTAAGACAGTTTTAGATTCAGTAGAATATTTTATTAGACCGACTAGTGttattgaatctgagagcactaAAAGTTCATATTACAATGGAATATTTTCAGACTTTGCTCAAGATACAAGTTGGTTACGTCATGGATTTGATGGTGTTGCAGATGGGTCACTGTGTGATCCACC
This portion of the Dysidea avara chromosome 12, odDysAvar1.4, whole genome shotgun sequence genome encodes:
- the LOC136240034 gene encoding carbohydrate sulfotransferase 15-like, which codes for MSKVPFRSILLTTVVPFIVLVALWEWSEKSPHITQLVSFQQYKLQDVVHAKSDDVASEDVLGDHKILDVYMSTSRDHDRENHSEAKKKSLVDTESHDIMLDITSSDYSKVILNHELPNCRKRTIHNGKSNYSLPDILAMVRKVIPPPDEFVSNLKNPCWYADYGPVKAEVNWIRNVDFTKDSVPGTKSLHCLPYMYLLGYPKCGSTTFYSSTIRHPESIGAVQGYGWLGRHSAGLVKGYEEAIKTVLDSVEYFIRPTSVIESESTKSSYYNGIFSDFAQDTSWLRHGFDGVADGSLCDPPLLLKEIQPNAKFVVLMREPISRQYSAFWYTSGKLKPYLIANDGPSIFADSTDKFFSRLKQCSSSQSMIHCIRDAGKFHSYYNAKEQIYASFYYVYLLPWLQVFPRKNFLFIRTEDMAKDTVGVLKQVFKFLEMSPLPEDTLQHIFQQNTGNRNQTYIHKNANLQLSSSTKKHLRAYYRPFNEKLAELLKDDKFLWDDITD